A region of Massilia sp. KIM DNA encodes the following proteins:
- a CDS encoding CoA ester lyase: MHPSEVLFQGKRQPLLLPACDHYAGSEKLMRKSMALQQELGPVFDITFDCEDGAAAGAEAEHAALVTALVNSEDNHYLRIGVRLHEPDSPHFASDVATIVGGAAKRLAYVVLPKVSSAMEVARAIDLINQHAGAHRPDLPVHVLVETHGALREAYDIAALPQVECLSFGIMDFVSSHFGAIPASAMRTPGQFTHPLVVRAKLEMVAACHAHGKVPSHNVTTDIKDSAVVANDAQRAVAEFGFTRMWSIHPDQIKAILKAFTPRLSEVNEATNILQEAMAAGWGPIAHHGRLHDRASYRYYWTVLQRAKLAGLALPEAAAALVNPTEPS, from the coding sequence ATGCATCCTTCCGAGGTTTTATTCCAGGGCAAACGCCAGCCGCTCCTGCTCCCCGCCTGCGACCACTACGCCGGCTCGGAGAAGCTGATGCGCAAATCGATGGCCCTGCAACAAGAGCTTGGGCCCGTCTTCGACATCACCTTCGACTGCGAGGACGGCGCCGCCGCCGGCGCCGAAGCCGAGCATGCCGCCCTGGTCACCGCCCTCGTCAACAGCGAGGACAACCACTACCTGCGCATCGGCGTGCGCCTGCACGAGCCGGACAGCCCGCATTTCGCGAGCGACGTGGCGACCATCGTCGGCGGCGCCGCCAAGCGCCTGGCCTATGTGGTGCTGCCCAAGGTGTCGAGCGCCATGGAAGTGGCGCGCGCGATCGACCTGATCAACCAGCACGCCGGCGCGCACCGCCCCGACCTGCCGGTCCACGTGCTGGTCGAGACCCACGGCGCGCTGCGCGAAGCCTACGACATCGCCGCCCTGCCCCAGGTCGAATGCCTGTCCTTCGGCATCATGGATTTCGTTTCCTCGCACTTCGGCGCGATCCCGGCCAGCGCGATGCGCACCCCGGGCCAGTTCACCCACCCGCTGGTGGTGCGCGCCAAGCTGGAGATGGTGGCCGCCTGCCACGCACACGGCAAGGTGCCCTCGCACAACGTCACCACCGACATCAAGGACAGCGCGGTGGTGGCCAACGACGCCCAGCGCGCGGTGGCCGAATTCGGCTTCACCCGCATGTGGAGCATCCACCCCGACCAGATCAAGGCGATCCTGAAGGCCTTCACGCCGCGCCTGTCGGAAGTGAACGAGGCGACCAATATTCTGCAGGAGGCGATGGCGGCCGGCTGGGGCCCGATCGCGCACCACGGCCGCTTGCACGACCGCGCGAGCTACCGATATTATTGGACCGTTCTGCAGCGCGCGAAGCTGGCCGGCCTTGCGCTGCCCGAAGCCGCGGCGGCACTCGTCAACCCTACGGAACCCAGCTGA
- a CDS encoding malate dehydrogenase, translated as MAKTPMRVAVTGAAGQIGYSLLFRIANGDMLGKDQPVILQLLEIDNEKAQKALKGVMMEIDDCAFPLLAGMTAHADPMTAFKDADVALLVGARPRGPGMERKDLLEANAQIFTVQGKALDAVASRDVKVLVVGNPANTNAYIAMKSAPNLPAKNFTAMLRLDHNRALSQVAAKSGKPVSSIEKLTVWGNHSPTMYADYRFATADGQSVKDLINDEQWNREVFLPTVGKRGAAIIDARGASSAASAANAAIDHVRDWVLGTNGKWTTMGIPSDGSYGIPEGVVFGFPVTTENGEYKIVQGLEIDEFSRERINLTLKELEEERAGVAHLLG; from the coding sequence ATGGCTAAAACCCCAATGCGCGTTGCCGTCACCGGCGCGGCCGGCCAGATCGGCTATTCCCTGCTGTTCCGCATCGCCAACGGCGACATGCTGGGCAAGGACCAGCCGGTCATCCTTCAGCTGCTGGAAATCGACAACGAGAAAGCACAGAAGGCGCTCAAGGGCGTCATGATGGAAATCGACGACTGCGCATTCCCGCTGCTGGCCGGCATGACCGCCCACGCCGACCCGATGACCGCCTTCAAGGACGCCGACGTGGCCCTGCTGGTCGGCGCGCGTCCGCGCGGCCCGGGCATGGAGCGCAAGGACCTGCTGGAAGCCAACGCCCAGATCTTCACCGTGCAGGGCAAGGCCCTGGACGCCGTCGCTTCGCGTGACGTCAAGGTCCTGGTGGTCGGCAACCCGGCCAACACCAACGCCTACATCGCCATGAAGTCGGCCCCCAACCTGCCGGCCAAGAACTTCACCGCCATGCTGCGCCTGGACCACAACCGCGCGCTGTCGCAAGTCGCCGCCAAGTCGGGCAAGCCGGTGTCCTCGATCGAGAAGCTGACCGTGTGGGGCAACCACTCGCCGACCATGTACGCCGACTACCGCTTCGCCACCGCCGACGGCCAGTCGGTCAAGGACCTGATCAACGACGAACAGTGGAACCGCGAAGTCTTCCTGCCGACCGTCGGCAAGCGCGGCGCCGCCATCATCGACGCCCGCGGCGCCTCCTCGGCCGCCTCGGCCGCCAACGCCGCGATCGACCACGTGCGTGACTGGGTGCTGGGCACCAACGGCAAGTGGACCACCATGGGCATCCCCTCGGACGGTTCGTACGGCATCCCGGAAGGCGTGGTGTTCGGCTTCCCGGTGACCACCGAGAACGGCGAGTACAAGATCGTCCAGGGCCTGGAGATCGACGAGTTCTCGCGCGAGCGCATCAACCTGACCCTCAAGGAACTGGAAGAAGAGCGCGCAGGCGTCGCCCACCTGCTGGGCTGA
- a CDS encoding GntR family transcriptional regulator, translating to MNPVPSNQASEAAGSASPSFRPLYQQIKALITQSLQSGEWKPGELMPSEVELAGRFKVSQGTVRKAIDELAAENLVVRRQGKGTFVATHAEERAHFRFLRLMPDEGVPHHPDNRLIEVKRIRAPAEVARLLELKSGDAVVYIKRLQSFDGQPTILEELWLPGQLFKGLTAERLVEYKGPMYGLFESEFGTRMIRATEKIRALAADAGAADFLKVAEGTPLLCAERVSFTYGDKAVELRRGLYSTAHHHYLNELS from the coding sequence ATGAACCCCGTCCCGTCCAACCAGGCCAGCGAAGCAGCCGGCAGCGCGTCTCCGTCCTTCCGGCCGCTGTACCAGCAGATCAAGGCGCTGATCACCCAGAGCCTGCAGTCGGGCGAATGGAAGCCCGGCGAGCTGATGCCGAGCGAGGTGGAGCTGGCGGGGCGCTTCAAGGTCAGCCAGGGCACGGTGCGCAAGGCCATCGACGAGCTGGCGGCCGAGAACCTGGTGGTGCGCCGCCAGGGCAAGGGCACCTTCGTGGCCACCCACGCCGAGGAGCGGGCCCACTTCCGCTTCCTGCGATTGATGCCCGACGAGGGCGTTCCCCACCATCCCGACAACCGCCTGATCGAGGTCAAGCGCATCCGCGCCCCGGCCGAGGTGGCGCGCCTGCTCGAACTCAAGTCGGGCGATGCGGTCGTGTACATCAAGCGCCTGCAGTCCTTCGACGGCCAGCCGACCATCCTGGAAGAGCTGTGGCTGCCGGGGCAGCTGTTCAAGGGGCTGACCGCGGAACGCCTGGTGGAATACAAGGGGCCGATGTACGGCCTGTTCGAGTCGGAATTCGGCACGCGCATGATCCGCGCCACCGAGAAGATCCGCGCGCTGGCGGCCGACGCCGGCGCCGCCGACTTCCTCAAGGTGGCCGAGGGCACGCCGCTGCTGTGCGCCGAGCGCGTCTCGTTCACCTATGGCGACAAGGCGGTCGAGCTGCGCCGCGGGCTGTACTCGACCGCACACCATCATTACCTGAACGAACTGTCGTGA
- the sdhC gene encoding succinate dehydrogenase, cytochrome b556 subunit, protein MSEAVREASKKGRPVYRNVDFGDITTKYRMPPSAIVSILHRVSGAGLFLMLPFLLYLLQESLLSEISFEHFRGLVSGWFVKIILLGLSWAYLHHFTAGVRHLFMDNHLALDKDAAQKTARWVLVVSLALTALVGLKLFGVF, encoded by the coding sequence ATGTCTGAAGCCGTGAGAGAAGCAAGCAAGAAGGGGCGGCCCGTTTACCGAAATGTCGACTTCGGGGATATCACCACGAAGTACCGCATGCCGCCGTCGGCGATCGTGTCGATCCTGCACCGCGTCAGCGGGGCCGGCCTGTTCCTGATGCTGCCTTTCCTGCTTTACCTGCTGCAGGAAAGCCTGCTGTCCGAAATCTCGTTCGAACACTTCCGCGGCCTGGTCAGCGGCTGGTTCGTCAAGATCATCCTGCTGGGCCTGTCCTGGGCTTACCTGCACCACTTCACCGCCGGCGTGCGCCACCTGTTCATGGACAACCACCTGGCCCTGGACAAGGACGCTGCCCAGAAGACCGCCCGCTGGGTGCTGGTCGTGAGCCTGGCCCTGACCGCCCTGGTCGGCCTGAAACTGTTCGGAGTGTTTTAA
- the sdhD gene encoding succinate dehydrogenase, hydrophobic membrane anchor protein — MATKNNIGPRRLVVGAHYGVRDWLAQRVTAIVMAVYTVVLLVMFLTAQNFSYEGWAGLFSQQWFKLFSLVTLFGLFYHAWVGIRDIWMDYVKPAGIRLLLQMATILWLLACAAWTVQILWSV, encoded by the coding sequence ATGGCAACCAAGAATAATATCGGCCCGCGCCGCCTCGTCGTCGGCGCCCACTACGGCGTGCGCGACTGGCTGGCCCAGCGCGTCACCGCCATCGTCATGGCGGTCTACACGGTCGTCCTGCTGGTCATGTTCCTGACCGCCCAGAACTTCAGCTACGAAGGCTGGGCCGGCTTGTTCTCGCAGCAATGGTTCAAGCTGTTCTCCCTGGTCACCCTGTTCGGCCTGTTCTACCACGCCTGGGTCGGCATCCGTGACATCTGGATGGACTATGTCAAGCCGGCAGGCATCCGCCTGCTTCTGCAGATGGCGACGATTCTCTGGCTGCTTGCCTGCGCCGCCTGGACCGTGCAAATTCTCTGGAGTGTGTAA
- the sdhA gene encoding succinate dehydrogenase flavoprotein subunit produces MAAIKTAVPTRRFDAVIVGAGGSGMRASLQLAEAGLNVAVLSKVFPTRSHTVAAQGGIGASLGNMSEDDWYWHMFDTVKGGDYLGDQDAIEFMCREAPKVVYELEHFGMPFDRNPDGTIYQRPFGGHTANFGEKPVQRACAAADRTGHALLHTLYQRNVRARTHFFVEWMALDLIRDADGDVLGVLALEMETGDVMILEAKTTIFATGGAGRIFAASTNAFINTGDGMGMAARAGLPLQDMEFWQFHPTGVSGAGVLITEGVRGEGGILINSNGERFMERYAPTLKDLAPRDFVSRSMDQEIKEGRGCGPNKDHVLLDLRHIGADTIKKRLPSILEIGHKFANVDATKEPIPVVPTIHYQMGGIPTNIHGQVVAPDGAGGQKIVGGLYAIGECACVSVHGANRLGTNSLLDLVVFGRAAGNHVVAQNLKQKVNKPLPKDAADFGMDRLNRLETSTGSEKVQHVANDIRATMQKFCGVFRTDALLQEGVKEIMKLDERRKHVSFKDKSKVFNTARVEALELDNLIETAKATIVSAAARKESRGAHAHSDYEKRDDENWMKHTLWFSDNNRLEYKAVVTKPLTVETFKPKARTF; encoded by the coding sequence GTGGCAGCAATCAAAACTGCAGTTCCTACCCGCCGCTTTGATGCGGTCATCGTTGGCGCCGGCGGTTCCGGCATGCGTGCATCGCTGCAGCTGGCCGAAGCCGGCCTGAACGTCGCGGTGCTGTCGAAGGTGTTCCCGACCCGTTCGCATACCGTCGCTGCCCAGGGCGGCATCGGCGCTTCCCTCGGCAACATGAGCGAGGACGACTGGTACTGGCACATGTTCGACACCGTCAAGGGTGGCGACTACCTGGGCGACCAGGACGCGATCGAATTCATGTGCCGCGAGGCGCCCAAGGTCGTGTACGAGCTCGAACACTTCGGCATGCCCTTCGACCGCAACCCGGACGGCACCATCTACCAGCGTCCCTTCGGCGGCCACACCGCGAACTTCGGCGAGAAGCCGGTCCAGCGCGCCTGCGCGGCCGCCGACCGCACCGGCCACGCCCTGCTGCACACCCTGTACCAGCGTAACGTGCGCGCCCGCACCCACTTCTTCGTCGAGTGGATGGCCCTGGACCTGATCCGCGACGCCGACGGCGACGTGCTCGGCGTGCTGGCCCTCGAGATGGAAACCGGCGACGTCATGATCCTGGAAGCCAAGACCACCATCTTCGCCACCGGCGGGGCAGGGCGCATCTTCGCCGCCTCGACCAACGCCTTCATCAACACCGGCGACGGCATGGGCATGGCGGCGCGCGCCGGCCTGCCGCTGCAGGACATGGAGTTCTGGCAGTTCCACCCGACCGGCGTGTCCGGCGCGGGCGTCCTCATCACCGAGGGCGTGCGCGGTGAGGGCGGCATCCTGATCAACTCGAACGGCGAACGCTTCATGGAGCGCTACGCGCCGACCCTGAAGGACCTGGCGCCGCGCGACTTCGTCTCGCGCTCGATGGACCAGGAGATCAAGGAAGGCCGCGGCTGCGGTCCGAACAAGGACCACGTGCTGCTCGACCTGCGCCACATCGGCGCCGACACCATCAAGAAGCGCCTGCCCTCGATTCTCGAGATCGGCCACAAGTTCGCCAACGTCGACGCCACCAAGGAACCGATTCCGGTCGTGCCGACCATCCACTACCAGATGGGCGGCATCCCGACCAACATCCACGGCCAGGTGGTCGCCCCTGATGGCGCCGGCGGCCAGAAGATCGTGGGCGGCCTGTACGCGATCGGCGAATGCGCCTGCGTCTCGGTGCACGGCGCCAACCGCCTGGGCACCAACTCGCTGCTCGACCTGGTGGTGTTCGGCCGCGCGGCCGGCAACCACGTGGTGGCCCAGAACCTCAAGCAGAAGGTCAACAAGCCGCTGCCGAAGGACGCCGCCGACTTCGGCATGGACCGCCTGAACCGCCTGGAAACCTCGACCGGTTCGGAGAAGGTCCAGCACGTCGCCAACGACATCCGCGCCACCATGCAGAAGTTCTGCGGCGTGTTCCGCACCGACGCGCTGCTGCAGGAAGGCGTGAAGGAGATCATGAAGCTGGACGAGCGCCGCAAGCACGTCTCGTTCAAGGACAAGTCGAAGGTCTTCAACACCGCCCGCGTGGAAGCGCTGGAACTGGACAACCTGATCGAAACCGCGAAGGCGACCATCGTCTCGGCCGCGGCGCGCAAGGAATCGCGCGGCGCCCACGCCCACAGCGACTACGAGAAGCGCGACGACGAGAACTGGATGAAGCACACCCTGTGGTTCTCGGATAACAACCGCCTGGAGTACAAGGCTGTCGTCACCAAGCCGCTGACCGTCGAGACCTTCAAGCCGAAGGCCCGTACTTTCTAA
- a CDS encoding succinate dehydrogenase iron-sulfur subunit: MARTVQLKIYRYDPDKDTKPYMQDVTVELKDTDKMLLDVLQRIKSDVDDTLSLRRSCREGVCGSDAMNINGKNGLACTTNLNELTQPIVLRPLPGLPVIRDLIVDMTNFFKQYHSIKPFLINDSIKPEKERLQTPEEREELDGLYECILCACCSTSCPSFWWNPDKFVGPAGLLQAYRFIADSRDEATNERLDNLEDPYRLFRCHSIMNCTDVCPKGLNPNKAIGKIKELLVRRSI; encoded by the coding sequence ATGGCACGCACCGTCCAACTGAAGATTTACCGCTACGATCCGGACAAGGATACGAAGCCCTACATGCAAGACGTCACCGTCGAGCTGAAAGACACCGACAAGATGCTGCTCGACGTCCTGCAGCGCATCAAGTCCGACGTCGACGACACCCTGTCGCTGCGCCGCTCCTGCCGCGAAGGCGTGTGCGGTTCGGACGCGATGAACATCAACGGCAAGAACGGCCTGGCCTGCACCACCAACCTGAACGAGCTGACCCAGCCGATCGTGCTGCGTCCGCTGCCTGGCCTGCCGGTGATCCGCGACCTGATCGTGGACATGACCAACTTCTTCAAGCAGTACCACTCGATCAAGCCGTTCCTGATCAACGACTCGATCAAGCCGGAGAAGGAGCGCCTGCAGACGCCGGAAGAGCGCGAAGAGCTGGACGGCCTGTACGAGTGCATCCTGTGCGCCTGCTGCTCGACTTCCTGCCCCTCGTTCTGGTGGAACCCGGACAAGTTCGTCGGCCCGGCCGGCCTGCTGCAGGCCTACCGCTTCATCGCCGACTCGCGCGACGAAGCCACCAACGAGCGCCTGGACAACCTGGAAGACCCGTACCGCCTGTTCCGCTGCCACTCGATCATGAACTGCACGGACGTCTGCCCGAAGGGCCTGAATCCGAACAAGGCGATCGGCAAGATCAAGGAATTGCTGGTTCGCCGTTCGATCTAA
- a CDS encoding succinate dehydrogenase assembly factor 2 — MNTHQSDPTNRARLRWRARRGLLENDLILTRFLDKHEEALSDEDVDALTRLLDLADNPLMDLLLGRAEPEGEVDLPHVRALLARLRQA; from the coding sequence GTGAACACGCATCAATCCGACCCCACCAACCGCGCCCGCCTGCGCTGGCGCGCGCGCCGGGGGCTCCTCGAGAACGACCTGATCCTCACGCGCTTCCTGGACAAGCACGAGGAGGCCCTGAGCGACGAGGACGTGGATGCCCTGACCCGCCTGCTGGACCTCGCGGACAATCCGCTGATGGACCTGCTGCTGGGCCGCGCCGAGCCCGAAGGCGAAGTCGACCTGCCGCACGTGCGCGCCTTGCTGGCGCGCCTGCGGCAAGCGTGA
- the gltA gene encoding citrate synthase has protein sequence MNISDTKATLSFSDGSPSVDMPIYKGTIGPDVIDIRKLYGQTGKFTYDPGFMSTASCNSSITYIDGDKGELLYRGYPIEQLAVNCDFLETCHLLLNGELPNAEQKKKFTETVTKHTMVHEQMQFFFRGFRRDAHPMSVLVGTVGALASFYHDSLDINDPEQREISAIRLIAKMPTLVAMAYKYSIGQPFMYPRNDLSYSANFMHMMFANPCEEYKVNDVLVRALDRILILHADHEQNASTSTVRLAGSSGANPFACIAAGIACLWGPAHGGANEAALNMLKEIGSVENIPAFIEKVKDKNSGVKLMGFGHRVYKNFDPRAKLMRETCHEVLNELGLQDDPLFKLAMELEKIALNDEYFVSRKLYPNVDFYSGIVQSALGIPVSLFTGIFAMARTIGWIAQWNEMIADPEQKIGRPRQLFVGSPVRDVPGIDKR, from the coding sequence ATGAACATCTCTGATACCAAAGCCACCCTGTCGTTCTCGGACGGCAGCCCGTCGGTCGACATGCCGATCTACAAGGGCACCATCGGCCCGGACGTCATCGACATCCGCAAGCTGTACGGCCAGACCGGCAAGTTCACCTACGACCCTGGCTTCATGTCGACCGCCTCGTGCAACTCGAGCATCACCTACATCGATGGTGACAAGGGTGAACTGCTGTACCGCGGCTACCCGATCGAGCAGCTGGCCGTCAATTGCGACTTCCTGGAGACCTGCCACCTGCTGCTGAACGGCGAACTGCCGAACGCCGAGCAGAAGAAGAAATTCACCGAGACCGTGACCAAGCACACCATGGTCCACGAGCAGATGCAATTCTTCTTCCGCGGCTTCCGCCGCGATGCGCACCCGATGTCGGTGCTGGTCGGCACCGTCGGCGCGCTGGCCTCGTTCTACCACGACTCGCTCGACATCAACGATCCGGAACAGCGTGAAATCTCCGCGATCCGCCTGATCGCCAAGATGCCGACCCTGGTCGCGATGGCCTACAAGTACTCGATCGGCCAGCCCTTCATGTACCCGCGCAACGACCTGTCGTACAGCGCCAACTTCATGCACATGATGTTCGCCAATCCGTGCGAAGAGTACAAGGTCAACGACGTGCTGGTGCGCGCCCTGGACCGCATCCTGATCCTGCACGCCGACCACGAGCAGAACGCGTCGACCTCGACCGTCCGCCTGGCCGGTTCCTCGGGCGCCAACCCGTTCGCCTGTATCGCTGCCGGCATCGCCTGCCTGTGGGGTCCGGCCCACGGCGGCGCCAACGAAGCGGCACTGAACATGCTGAAGGAAATCGGCAGCGTCGAGAACATCCCGGCCTTCATCGAGAAGGTCAAGGACAAGAACTCGGGCGTGAAGCTGATGGGCTTCGGTCACCGCGTGTACAAGAACTTCGACCCGCGCGCCAAGCTGATGCGCGAAACCTGCCACGAAGTGCTGAACGAACTGGGCCTGCAGGACGACCCGCTGTTCAAGCTGGCGATGGAACTGGAAAAGATCGCCCTGAACGACGAATACTTCGTGTCGCGCAAGCTGTACCCGAACGTCGACTTCTACTCGGGCATCGTGCAGTCGGCCCTGGGCATCCCGGTCTCGCTGTTCACCGGCATCTTCGCGATGGCGCGTACCATCGGCTGGATCGCCCAGTGGAACGAAATGATCGCCGATCCGGAACAGAAGATCGGCCGTCCGCGCCAGCTGTTCGTCGGCTCGCCGGTGCGCGACGTGCCGGGCATCGACAAGCGCTGA
- the rnk gene encoding nucleoside diphosphate kinase regulator, with protein MKPSITVSWLDLERLERLLDRLPAAQAGARDALLDELGRADMVEPWEMPPDVVTMNSRVRFSFDDADEEVTLTLSYPKDMKDSAEQLSVLTPVGTALLGLRVGDSIAWRRPGGGEFKVTVRGIEFQPERAGELHR; from the coding sequence ATGAAACCAAGCATCACCGTCTCGTGGCTCGACCTCGAACGTCTCGAACGCCTGCTCGACCGCCTGCCCGCCGCCCAGGCCGGGGCGCGCGACGCCCTGCTCGACGAACTCGGCCGCGCCGACATGGTCGAACCCTGGGAGATGCCGCCCGACGTCGTGACCATGAATTCGCGCGTGCGCTTCAGCTTCGACGATGCCGACGAAGAAGTCACCCTGACCCTCAGCTACCCCAAGGACATGAAGGATTCGGCCGAACAGCTATCCGTGCTAACTCCGGTCGGCACCGCGCTGCTGGGCCTGCGCGTGGGCGACAGCATCGCCTGGCGGCGCCCGGGCGGCGGCGAATTCAAGGTCACCGTGCGCGGCATCGAGTTCCAGCCGGAGCGCGCTGGCGAACTGCACCGCTGA
- a CDS encoding nuclear transport factor 2 family protein, with translation MKRFLTACFLFLGLAGFARADADPELTRQVNAFVDAWHDDAANARLAYFDKMAPDGVYIGTDRSELWKRDDFKAWAKKYFERKSAWSFKATRRNVYASQDGSLIWFDELLDTPNMGHCMASGVIRKTKSGFEIVHYQLSMAVPNEVNGQVKKLIDAHEKKAKS, from the coding sequence ATGAAGCGCTTCCTGACCGCCTGTTTCCTCTTCCTCGGCCTGGCCGGCTTCGCCCGCGCCGACGCCGATCCCGAGCTGACCCGCCAGGTGAACGCCTTCGTGGACGCCTGGCACGATGACGCAGCCAATGCGCGCCTCGCCTATTTCGACAAGATGGCGCCCGACGGCGTCTACATCGGCACCGACCGCAGCGAGCTGTGGAAGCGCGACGACTTCAAGGCCTGGGCCAAGAAATACTTTGAACGCAAGTCGGCCTGGAGCTTCAAGGCCACCCGCCGCAACGTCTACGCATCGCAGGACGGTTCCCTGATCTGGTTCGACGAACTGCTGGACACGCCCAACATGGGCCACTGCATGGCCAGCGGCGTGATTCGCAAGACCAAAAGCGGCTTTGAGATCGTCCACTACCAGCTTTCGATGGCCGTGCCGAACGAGGTCAATGGACAGGTTAAAAAACTGATCGACGCACACGAGAAGAAGGCCAAGTCCTGA
- the gluQRS gene encoding tRNA glutamyl-Q(34) synthetase GluQRS — protein MSIPYIGRFAPSPTGPLHAGSLVAAVASYLDARFHEGRWLVRIEDIDEGRSVAGAAEGILALLAALGMQADGEVVWQSRRKQLYQAAAERIAASTYPCGCNRREIADSRLGFAPDGAAIYPGTCRHGLAPGRSMRSLRLRVPDQGADEISFSDRFAGTVTQHLARDSGDFVLKRADGFWAYQLAVVVDDFEQGVTDVVRGADLLDSTPRQIYLQRLLGAPTPRYLHVPVVRNAGGEKLSKQTGAVAVTAGDEAAAVAALMRTAEFLGLDVGGPETLDAFWHAAIPAWGRLLDRRGAMLRPDA, from the coding sequence GTGAGCATCCCCTACATCGGCCGTTTCGCGCCATCGCCCACCGGCCCGTTGCACGCCGGTTCGCTGGTGGCGGCGGTGGCCAGTTACCTCGACGCCCGCTTCCATGAAGGCCGCTGGCTGGTGCGCATCGAGGACATCGACGAAGGCCGCAGCGTGGCCGGCGCGGCCGAGGGCATCCTGGCCCTGCTGGCGGCGCTCGGCATGCAGGCCGACGGCGAGGTGGTATGGCAGAGCCGGCGCAAGCAGCTCTACCAGGCCGCGGCCGAGCGCATCGCCGCCAGCACCTATCCTTGCGGCTGCAACCGGCGCGAGATCGCCGATTCGCGCCTGGGCTTCGCGCCCGATGGCGCGGCCATCTATCCGGGCACCTGCCGCCACGGCCTGGCGCCGGGGCGCAGCATGCGCAGCCTGCGCCTGCGCGTGCCGGACCAAGGCGCGGACGAGATCAGCTTCAGCGACCGCTTCGCCGGGACCGTTACCCAGCACCTGGCGCGTGATTCCGGCGACTTCGTGCTCAAGCGCGCCGACGGTTTCTGGGCCTACCAGCTGGCGGTGGTGGTCGACGACTTCGAGCAGGGCGTGACCGACGTGGTGCGCGGCGCCGACCTGCTGGATTCGACCCCGCGCCAGATCTATCTCCAGCGCCTGCTGGGCGCGCCGACGCCGCGCTACCTGCACGTGCCGGTGGTGCGCAACGCCGGTGGCGAAAAGCTGTCCAAGCAGACCGGCGCCGTAGCAGTGACCGCGGGCGACGAGGCGGCCGCCGTGGCTGCCTTGATGCGCACCGCGGAATTCCTGGGACTGGATGTCGGCGGGCCGGAAACGCTGGATGCCTTCTGGCATGCGGCCATTCCCGCATGGGGGCGCTTGCTGGACCGGCGAGGTGCGATGCTGAGGCCGGACGCTTAG
- a CDS encoding DUF421 domain-containing protein codes for MFDMELPWWEFVVRGFIIYVALLIMVRVSGRRTVGQFTPFDLLIVMLLSEAVSSGLTAGDESLSGGLIVAATLVALKSLIAMVTARSTAIEHLVDGRAVLIGRDGVFFDDVVKRCRLTQSDVEEALRQADCPRPEMKVAFLEANGEITIMRNASSAPSS; via the coding sequence ATGTTCGACATGGAGCTTCCCTGGTGGGAATTCGTCGTACGCGGGTTCATCATCTACGTCGCGCTCCTGATCATGGTGCGGGTGTCGGGCCGGCGCACGGTCGGGCAGTTCACGCCCTTCGACCTCCTGATTGTCATGCTGCTGTCGGAAGCCGTGTCGAGCGGCCTGACCGCCGGCGACGAGTCGCTGTCGGGGGGACTGATCGTGGCCGCCACCCTGGTCGCACTCAAGTCCCTGATCGCCATGGTCACGGCGCGCAGCACGGCGATCGAACACCTGGTCGATGGCCGCGCGGTGCTGATCGGGCGTGACGGGGTGTTCTTCGACGACGTGGTCAAGCGCTGCCGCCTGACCCAGAGCGACGTCGAGGAAGCCCTGCGCCAGGCCGACTGTCCGCGCCCGGAAATGAAGGTCGCCTTTCTCGAAGCCAACGGCGAAATCACCATCATGCGCAACGCCTCGTCGGCGCCCTCGTCCTGA